In the genome of Rhineura floridana isolate rRhiFlo1 chromosome 10, rRhiFlo1.hap2, whole genome shotgun sequence, the window CTTCCTGAATGTTTGCTACGGGGGAGGGTGTTGTCTTTCAGCCCGGCCGTGGGCTTCCCCCAGAGGCTTCTGGCTGGCCGCAGTAGGGAACCGGCTGCTGCCATACATGGCCGGTCGGCCTCTTTCTCATtctcctgtctctctctccttcctgtgcaggagTGGCTGGACGTGGCAAGGCCATCAAAGAGGAGGAAGGTGGTCAGAAGGGCTTTGTGGCCAGCTTGGAGCGCTACCAGCTCTTCCCCGACAGCTCTAGAGCAGGGCTCTTCCTGGCCCCCAACGCTGCACAGCTGAGAGCCCAGCCCCGCGTCAAGAAGGAAGAAGCGGCCTCGTGCGAGCCGGGCCTCTGTGGTCCCGGGCGCCCCTCCCCGGGCCTGGGCTCAGGGCCGTTTGCCTGTGTTGTGTGTGGGAAGTGCTTCCGGCAGAAGCAGGGCCTCATCACGCATGGGCGCATCCACACCGGCGAAAAGCCCTACCCTTGCCTGGAGTGCGGCAAGCGCTTTCGCCAGCGCCCCAACCTCCTGACGCACCAGCGGGTGCACACAGGTGAGCGCCCCTTCCCCTGCCTGCGCTGTGGAAAGCGCTTCAGCCAGAAGGCCAACCTGGCGGCTCACCAGCGCACCCACGCCGTCCAGGAGGGGCTCATCACCCCGGAGCCCAAGACGCCGGTGCCGCGGGGGAGCCGCCAGACGGAGAAGCCCTTCCCTTGCAACGTCTGCGGGAAAAGCTTCAGCCAGCGACCCAACCTCATCACCCACCAGCGGATCCACACGGGCGAGAAGCCCTTCCCCTGCACCGAGTGCGGCAAGCGCTTCAACCAGCGGGCCAACCTCATCACCCACCGGCGCATTCATTCTGGCGAGCGGCCGTTCCCCTGCGCCACCTGCGGCAGGCGCTTCAGCCAGAAGGGCAACCTAGCGGCACACCAGCGCACCCACTCACAGCAGCGCCCCCATGCCTGCAGCTGCTGCCCCAAACGCTTCAAGGGCGAGTCAGCCCTCCGCGCCCACCAGAGGACCCACCGGCAAGTCCTGGGTGCGGATGCGTTGACCAGCACCCTCTTGGCAGCTCCCAGCCTCCAGCAGGCTCTCCCTGGTGATCCAGCCTCAGCTGCACAGAGGGCAACGCCAGCCACCCGCCAGGATCTGCCAGGGGATCCTGCTCCGGGTGTACACCGAgccgggcagcagcagcagccgccgccgcacGGGGCTCCTCATGGGCAGAGTCTTCCTGCAGACCCTCCACCTGGTCCACACACAGCCGCTGTTCCAACTGGGCACCTCCAGGGAGTGGCCCCCGGCTCGGACCAAGGGCCGAAACTCAGCGCCCCCCCAGCAGTGATGGATCCCCATGCCGAGATGCTTCATTGCCAGCGCCGTCTCAGCCTGCCCGCGCTTCCCGTCTCCAGTGCGCATTCCGTGGTTCCCATGGGGCAGCCCCAGCCAATCACCTCCAAGCCGAAGAGCGTTGCTGGCCCGAGCGAGATGCTTCACTGCCTGTGCCACGCCAGCAGGGCCTCCTTGGTCATTCCCCACCCACCGCACCTGGGGCAGCTCCAGCCAGGGAGCAGAGATGCCCCTGGccgagcctggctgggaatccctTGCCCGACGCGTACCCTTCAACTCCAGCAGGGGGCGCAGAGCCATCCAGGAGCTCCCAACCCGAGACTCTGTTCGATCCCGGACTCCCTGCGATAGCTTTCCTCCCCGAGGATGGGCGCTGTGCGAGCACAGACTGTGTGGGGCCTGGGCATGATTTCTTGACTCCCCACTTGTAGCCCTTTGGGGCAGGCAGTGGGGCTCATGCATGTATCGTGGACAGGAGAGCCCTTGGCCTGCACTGACCCCCAACTCTCGAGACACCTGCGAGAATCCTCTCTTTGTTCCTGCGCCTCCTGGCATACGACCCACCAGAAAAGATCAATGTTTTGCAGGGACACCCAGCATAGAGTGGACACTCTCCTCGCGAAGCTTTCACATGCGGGGGAGCCTGCAGCTCGTGGGGTGTATTGTGCCAAGTGTATTCCTGCATCCCAACAACCCCCTTCATGTACCGCATCatcgttcccccccccccccggaaccaGCAGAGGGAAGAACTAGATGGAACCCTTCCACCCAGAATCTCAGCATCTTTGCAGTGGAAATCTGTCTCCCCAGTGAGAGAAA includes:
- the LOC133364970 gene encoding zinc finger protein 135-like — encoded protein: MENYELVTSLGYPVLKPDLLSRIERAGEQCLGDQLDSSRGIPTDPCPGYRFFKPESLSWIERWEELGVTDRQKLEEGKLCTGSCQGVAGRGKAIKEEEGGQKGFVASLERYQLFPDSSRAGLFLAPNAAQLRAQPRVKKEEAASCEPGLCGPGRPSPGLGSGPFACVVCGKCFRQKQGLITHGRIHTGEKPYPCLECGKRFRQRPNLLTHQRVHTGERPFPCLRCGKRFSQKANLAAHQRTHAVQEGLITPEPKTPVPRGSRQTEKPFPCNVCGKSFSQRPNLITHQRIHTGEKPFPCTECGKRFNQRANLITHRRIHSGERPFPCATCGRRFSQKGNLAAHQRTHSQQRPHACSCCPKRFKGESALRAHQRTHRQVLGADALTSTLLAAPSLQQALPGDPASAAQRATPATRQDLPGDPAPGVHRAGQQQQPPPHGAPHGQSLPADPPPGPHTAAVPTGHLQGVAPGSDQGPKLSAPPAVMDPHAEMLHCQRRLSLPALPVSSAHSVVPMGQPQPITSKPKSVAGPSEMLHCLCHASRASLVIPHPPHLGQLQPGSRDAPGRAWLGIPCPTRTLQLQQGAQSHPGAPNPRLCSIPDSLR